The window CAACGTGCGCGAGTTGCACAACGCCGTCGAAAGGCTGGCGATCATGTCCGCGGGACCCGAGATCACGCCGGACGATCTGCGGACCACCGGCCTGCTCGACGCGGCGGCCGCGCCGGGGATCGCCGGGCCGGAGGGCGACATGCCCGGCCCCCTCACCCCCGCCTCGATCCAGGGGCTCGGCGGACTGGTCAAGGCGAGGCAGGCCTTCGAGGCCGCCTGCATCCGCGGTTGCCTGGCGCAGACGGGCGGCAACGTCTCGGGAGCGGCCAGGTTGCTCGGCATCGACCGCACGAACCTGCACAAGAAGATCCAGGCCTACGGTCTGGACGACGAGAAGCAAGACAAGGGAGAGAACCCCTCATGAGAAGACGACCGTTGCCGTTGACGATCCTGTCGCTTCTGGCCCTCCTGGTCGCCGGCGCCGCCGCGGCGCAGGACGGCCGCTGGCTGCTCGGCCTCGACGGCCTGAGCAGTCACGTCCAGGACAACAACGAGGAGGACCTCGTCTCCGTCGACGAGCAGTCCGGCGGCGCCGCCCTGCAGGTCGGCTACCGCTTCAGCCCCGCGTTCATGCTGCGCGTCTACGGCGGCGGCGCCGACCACGCCACGAACATCTCCGGCATCGACATCCGCTTCGTGAGCTCCCTGCTCGAGGGCGTCTACCTCTTCGGCGAGGGTCGCGCCTTCCGCCCCTACCTCTTCGGCGGCGTCGGCGGCTACAAGCTGGAGTCCCAGCAGGACGCCCTGCTCTTCGCGGCCGAGGGCGCCGGCATCAGCTTCGGCGGGGGGGCCCACTACCTGGTCGGCGGGAGCGTCTCGCTGCACGGCTCGGTGCGGCTCGAAGCGGTGAACTGGAACAAGGTGACCGTCACCTACTCGGGATCCGGCGGCGACGTCGCCCTCGAGACGCCGGTGGAGGAATCGGGCTTCGCCTCGAAGGTGACCTTCGGGGTGGCGTTCTGGCTCTGAAACGCTGGACAGGGCGGCTCCGCGGGGGGCCGCCCTGAGGTCCGGCGTGGTCGATCGTGATCTGGCCTACTCGCCGCCGCAATCCACGTCGAACTGCTGCGCGTCCCAGCAGGCCTCCGCGCCGCCGTTGTAGTCGGGGACCATGAGGCTGCCGGTGCCGTCGGCTTCCACCCAGCGGATGAACCACGCGTCGCCTGCGCTCTCGGTGAAGTCGATGCGGTGTTCGCCGCCGGCCTCGGAGAAGGTCAGCGCATCGCCCGCGTCGTCGCCGAGCAGGGCGACCAGACCCACGGTGTTCGAGGCGGGACGGTGCGCCCAGTGCAGTTCGGCGACCGCCGGGTCGCCGGCCTGTGCGACGTCGTAGAAGGTCCAGTCGCCGGTGTCGCCCTGGTCGCGGGTCGCGCCGTCGAACCACAGCGCGTTCTCGATACCCTCGTCGAGCGCCGTCACGCGCATCTCCCAGTCCACGTGGTCGTCGCCGATGATGCCACGCAGCCTGATCTGGGCCTCCTGCGCGCCATTGACGAATGTGTAGACCCACAGCCACGAGCCATCGGGCTGGTAGCTGGGCACGGTGTGGACGGCCAGCGAGAAGGCGGCCACCGGCGGCGCCAGGACCACTTCGGTCATGGCCGTCACGACCACCGCGCGCAGGTACGCGTTGAAGAAGTTCCAGCGGGCGGCAGCCTTGTCGAGATCCCTGCCCTGGTCGAAGAAGCTCAGATCGATCTGCAGCTTCGACGCGTCGGGCAGCGTGGGCGCCTCGGTCTGGGGATCGGGATCGGCGATGGGGGCGAGGGGCGTGTCCTCGCTGCAACCGGCCAGGGCCAGGAGGCTCAGGGCGGCCAGAAGCAGGAACATCTTGCGGAGCTTGTTGCGTGTCATCATGTCCGGTCTCCTTGTTGGGTGTCCTCGTTCTCCGTTGATCCGGGGCGCTGCATCGAGCATGCCGAGAGGCGCGC is drawn from bacterium and contains these coding sequences:
- a CDS encoding porin family protein, encoding MRRRPLPLTILSLLALLVAGAAAAQDGRWLLGLDGLSSHVQDNNEEDLVSVDEQSGGAALQVGYRFSPAFMLRVYGGGADHATNISGIDIRFVSSLLEGVYLFGEGRAFRPYLFGGVGGYKLESQQDALLFAAEGAGISFGGGAHYLVGGSVSLHGSVRLEAVNWNKVTVTYSGSGGDVALETPVEESGFASKVTFGVAFWL